A single Cucumis melo cultivar AY chromosome 4, USDA_Cmelo_AY_1.0, whole genome shotgun sequence DNA region contains:
- the LOC103501216 gene encoding 4-coumarate--CoA ligase 1-like gives MGIETVENDVIFRSKLPDIYIPNHLPLHSYCLQENAAKIGHRTCLINGVTGESFTFNDVDLTARKVASGLNKLGITKRDVIMLLLPNSPEFVFAFLGASHLGAIMTAANPFFTAAEIAKQAKGSKAKLIITQSFYYEKLKEITEELPEVKIMTVDSPHDGCLWFGDLIKADEREIPRVEIDPDDVVALPYSSGTTGLPKGVMLTHKSLVTSVAQQVDGENPNLYYGNEDVILCVLPLFHIYSLNSVLLCGLRAGSTILIMPKFEIGLLLQLVEKYGVTVAPIVPPIVLAIAKSPELEKYDLSSIRVIKSGGAPLGKELEDTVRAKFPKAVLGQGYGMTEAGPVLTMGLAFAKEPFPMKPGACGTVVRNAEMKIVDTETGSSLPRNTPGEICIRGDQIMKGYLNNPEATAATIDKDGWLHTGDIGFIDEDDELFIVDRLKELIKYKGFQVAPAELEALLLTHPVISDAAVVPMKDEQAGEVPVAFVVKLKNSEATEDEIKQFISKQVVFYKKINRVFFIDAIPKSPSGKILRKELRAKLAAAFPNSN, from the exons ATGGGAATTGAAACAGTTGAGAATGACGTTATTTTCCGGTCAAAACTACCGGACATCTACATCCCAAATCATCTTCCTCTGCATTCCTACTGCCTACAAGAAAACGCCGCCAAAATAGGCCACCGAACTTGCTTAATCAACGGCGTTACCGGCGAATCCTTCACCTTCAACGACGTCGATCTCACTGCACGCAAGGTCGCCTCCGGATTAAACAAACTCGGCATTACAAAACGCGACGTAATCATGCTCCTCCTCCCAAATTCACCGGAGTTCGTCTTCGCTTTCCTCGGGGCCTCCCACCTCGGCGCAATCATGACGGCCGCAAACCCTTTCTTCACGGCAGCAGAAATCGCAAAGCAAGCAAAAGGATCAAAAGCAAAACTAATCATAACGCAATCGTTCTACTACGAAAAGTTGAAGGAAATAACAGAGGAATTGCCAGAGGTTAAAATCATGACCGTCGATTCTCCTCACGATGGTTGTTTATGGTTCGGTGATCTAATTAAAGCCGACGAAAGAGAGATTCCGAGGGTGGAAATCGACCCAGATGACGTGGTTGCGCTGCCGTATTCGTCGGGAACGACGGGATTGCCAAAGGGAGTGATGCTTACACATAAAAGTTTGGTTACGAGTGTGGCTCAGCAAGTGGATGGGGAAAATCCAAATCTGTATTATGGAAATGAGGATGTGATTCTGTGTGTTTTGCCGTTGTTTCATATTTATTCTTTGAATTCAGTTTTGCTGTGTGGATTAAGAGCTGGAAGTACCATTTTGATTATGCCCAAATTTGAGATCGGTTTGCTTTTGCAATTGGTGGAGAAATATGGAGTTACCGTGGCGCCCATCGTGCCGCCCATCGTTCTGGCTATTGCAAAGTCGCCGGAGCTAGAGAAGTATGACCTTTCGTCGATCAGAGTTATTAAATCCGGCGGTGCACCGCTTGGGAAGGAGCTTGAAGATACCGTAAGAGCCAAGTTTCCTAAGGCTGTGCTTGGACAG GGATACGGAATGACGGAGGCGGGTCCAGTACTAACAATGGGATTAGCATTTGCAAAGGAACCGTTTCCGATGAAACCAGGCGCCTGCGGCACCGTCGTCAGAAACGCCGAGATGAAGATCGTCGACACCGAAACCGGCAGTTCCTTGCCTCGTAACACGCCGGGAGAGATCTGCATCAGAGGCGATCAAATCATGAAAGGCTATCTCAACAATCCGGAGGCAACGGCGGCCACAATCGACAAGGATGGGTGGTTGCACACCGGGGATATCGGATTCATCGACGAAGATGACGAGCTGTTCATTGTGGATCGGTTGAAGGAACTGATTAAGTACAAGGGATTTCAAGTGGCTCCGGCGGAACTGGAAGCTCTGTTGTTGACTCATCCGGTCATCTCTGATGCCGCCGTTGTTCC AATGAAAGATGAACAAGCTGGAGAAGTTCCGGTCGCGTTCGTTGTGAAATTGAAGAATTCTGAAGCCACTGAAGATGaaattaaacaatttatttcaaaacag GTAGTTTTCTACAAAAAGATAAACCGGGTGTTTTTCATAGACGCAATTCCCAAATCGCCCTCGGGAAAGATCTTGAGGAAGGAGTTGAGGGCAAAGTTGGCAGCTGCATTTCCAAATTCTAattaa